One segment of Amycolatopsis alba DSM 44262 DNA contains the following:
- a CDS encoding choice-of-anchor P family protein, translated as MSPRTMGVLACTAAAGLVLTAAPATAAPAESAYAIAASGLVKIPRTPSVSGAGKESLASVALPTPGPSLVGAKALNAAVKPGHAESSVAGLALNLGLLPTGAALPGLSAEVIEADCRDGKGSVSIANLKVGGKTIKLDQVAPNTTVPVASLLELTVNKQTKNADGTLTVTAISASLLGRTQTLDIASATCAKSQGDTPEPTKPGNKPQPGGKAPKPTPVPAHLDVTG; from the coding sequence TTGTCCCCACGCACCATGGGCGTGCTCGCCTGCACGGCGGCCGCCGGTCTTGTCCTCACCGCCGCTCCCGCCACGGCCGCCCCCGCCGAATCCGCGTACGCCATCGCCGCGTCCGGTTTGGTCAAGATCCCTCGCACGCCTTCGGTTTCCGGGGCGGGCAAGGAATCCCTCGCCTCGGTGGCGCTGCCGACCCCCGGCCCGTCGTTGGTCGGCGCGAAGGCGCTGAACGCCGCGGTGAAGCCGGGTCACGCCGAGTCCAGTGTCGCCGGACTCGCCCTGAACCTCGGCCTGCTGCCCACCGGAGCCGCTCTGCCCGGCCTGAGCGCCGAGGTGATCGAGGCGGATTGCCGCGACGGCAAGGGTTCGGTGTCGATCGCGAACCTGAAGGTCGGCGGCAAGACGATCAAACTCGACCAGGTCGCGCCGAACACCACCGTCCCGGTGGCCTCGCTGCTCGAACTGACGGTGAACAAGCAGACCAAGAACGCCGACGGAACGCTCACCGTGACCGCGATTTCGGCCAGCCTGCTCGGCCGGACGCAGACCCTGGACATCGCGTCGGCCACCTGCGCCAAGTCCCAGGGCGACACTCCGGAACCGACCAAGCCGGGCAACAAGCCCCAGCCCGGCGGCAAGGCCCCCAAGCCCACCCCGGTGCCCGCGCATCTGGACGTCACCGGCTGA